From Watersipora subatra chromosome 8, tzWatSuba1.1, whole genome shotgun sequence, a single genomic window includes:
- the LOC137402266 gene encoding uncharacterized protein has translation MVSQKIDVMVCEACSWSSWREPQQLVQYGLWPVDVEGRAYFNFSFLLSASILQHFSPSLSLKSLLDSVSFISSLDGESFMLKQDVFNYSMSEWRIQETNYLSKATGGSLFSCPACLDEPHAIHIDGNAKLFHYRAAGRVSSGIEEPSEFFVSTSDVEEQVTRIKNSKHNSVSNRCGDTVWKAASAKGKAFSKKDVTGCLLATCRHCFLLKGLDMTRGEIYAYPYTMQREFQGAKFIALDTMCRYWPWLERLERLPQQQRPFLSIMHAKAHRWSCQMKWSGRVTVGTGLSTGETTELVNSYMSRLGKVTRHMTSDGRRRRLEQGAAFWNLRKFVNLPKQIFTSLSKAKKQLPILEAQVDAHCHSIGLTLAELEARAILVAKLPPKPDNIQAVLEDLRVNILRQEDVLKKSESGKIAQKLRSRLRANHCSYKKKALEYSNLHPETTTEELQSCLKSGLFPWAVVRGDITFSQDVLKAVESYQLWQRTVEEIPILEQERHTMIRTIVQQLDTCNGEEAIFLQNMVEKSSVFFSEEVEDMQLAVSLCQDLDVSDDDEDDDDSDGSFYGD, from the exons ATGGTCAGCCAAAAAATAGACGTTATGGTCTGTGAAGCATGTTCGTGGTCTTCTTGGCGGGAGCCTCAACAGCTGGTCCAGTATGGACTTTGGCCTGTTGACGTTGAGGGAAGAGCCTACTTCAACTTCAGTTTTCTTCTGAGTGCTTCAATCCTGCAGCACTTCTCACCATCTCTAAGCCTTAAAAGTCTGTTAGATTCCGTCAGCTTTATCTCATCCTTGGATGGCGAG AGTTTCATGCTCAAACAAGATGTCTTCAACTATTCAATGTCGGAATGGAGGATTCAAGAGACAAACTATTTATCTAAAGCTACCGGTGGTAGTTTGTTCAGTTGCCCTGCATGTTTGGACGAGCCCCATGCGATTCACATTGACGGGAATGCAAAACTATTTCACTATAGAGCTGCCGGCAG AGTTTCATCAGGAATTGAGGAGCCAAGTGAGTTTTTTGTTTCTACTAGTGACGTCGAAGAGCAGGTCACGCGTATAAAGAACAGCAAACACAATTCG GTCTCCAATAGATGTGGTGATACGGTGTGGAAGGCTGCGTCTGCCAAAGGAAAAGCATTCTCCAAGAAGGATGTGACTGGTTGTTTGCTAGCCACATGCCGCCACTGTTTCCTGTTGAAGGGATTGGATATGACTAGGGGGGAGATATACGCGTATCCATACACTATGCAG AGAGAATTTCAAGGTGCAAAATTCATTGCCCTTGATACAATGTGCAGATACTGGCCTTGGCTAGAGCGGCTGGAGAGGCTACCACAGCAGCAACGCCCGTTCCTTAGTATCATGCACGCCAAAGCTCACCGTTGGAGTTGTCAG atGAAATGGAGTGGAAGAGTCACTGTAGGAACAGGATTAAGTACTGGGGAGACTACAGAACTTGTTAATAGCTACATGTCCCGATTGGGAAAAGTAACAAGACACATGACATCAGATG GTAGACGGAGACGCTTGGAGCAAGGGGCAGCTTTTTGGAATCTCCGAAAGTTTGTCAATCTGCCCAAACAGATATTTACATCTCTTTCCAAA GCCAAGAAACAACTACCCATTCTAGAGGCACAAGTGGATGCACACTGCCACTCAATTGGGTTAACTTTAGCTGAACTTGAGGCCAGAGCAATCCTTGTTGCCAAGCTGCCGCCAA aACCAGATAACATACAAGCTGTCTTAGAAGACCTCAGAGTCAATATCCTGCGGCAAGAAGATGTTCTTAAGAAATCAG AGAGTGGAAAAATTGCACAGAAGTTGAGATCGCGTCTGCGTGCAAACCATTGCAGTTATAAGAAAAAGGCTTTAGAATACAGCAACCTCCATCCAGAAACGACAACAGAAGAGCTGCAAAGCTGTTTGAAGTCAGGGTTATTCCCATGGGCAGTTGTCCGTGGAG ATATAACCTTCTCACAGGATGTTCTTAAGGCAGTGGAGAGCTATCAATTGTGGCAGAGAACTGTAGAAGAAATCCCTATTCTAGAACAGGAAAGGCATACAATGATAAGAACAATAG TCCAGCAACTTGATACATGCAATGGAGAAGAGGCCATATTTCTTCAAAACATGGTCGAAAAATCCTCTGTTTTCTTCTCTGAGGAAGTTGAG GATATGCAGCTAGCCGTATCACTATGCCAGGACTTAGATGTATCTGATGATGACGAGGACGACGATGACTCTGATGGAAGTTTTTATGGGGATTGA